From Gemmatimonadaceae bacterium, a single genomic window includes:
- a CDS encoding amidohydrolase, whose amino-acid sequence MLALALAITVAGCAKQAPATQAPTPARAAPTTAGSSDSTPAATYGPGALSVPNADPYPSTYKPFPSKPTLIENVTIFTAVGPRIVNGALLMKDNKIAAVGKGADDPAIKQAEGGEAPVVIDGAGKFVTPGIIDVHSHLGVYPAPAVESNSDGNELVNPVTPYVWAEHSIWPQDPQFPRNLAGGVTTLQVLPGSGNLFGGRSAILKVVPARTVQGMKFPGAKYGLKMACGENPKRVYGNRGGPQTRMGNMAGYRAEWIKAEAYRRKWDAWLKTRKGEPPTRDLGLETLAEVLRGNILPQMHCYRADEMAQVIDMSHEFGYKVRAFHHGVEAYKIADLLAKEGIGAAVWADWGDFKMEALDAVRANMALLWKAGVKVMIHSDDPSGSQRLNQEVAKAMAAGRAIGLNITEEDAVKWMTINPAWALDLDSKIGSIETGKDADVVLWSGDPFSVYTHTEKVWIDGALLYDRSDPKAQWRSDFELGFVPDETTGGTQR is encoded by the coding sequence ATGCTCGCTCTCGCGCTTGCGATCACCGTGGCTGGATGCGCGAAGCAAGCGCCCGCCACGCAAGCGCCCACCCCGGCCCGCGCCGCTCCGACGACTGCCGGTTCGAGTGACTCGACGCCGGCAGCGACCTACGGGCCCGGCGCCCTCTCGGTGCCTAACGCAGATCCGTATCCGAGCACGTACAAACCGTTCCCGTCCAAGCCGACGCTCATCGAGAACGTCACCATTTTCACCGCCGTCGGGCCGCGCATCGTGAACGGCGCGCTGCTCATGAAGGACAACAAGATCGCCGCCGTGGGCAAGGGCGCCGACGATCCCGCGATCAAGCAGGCCGAAGGCGGCGAAGCGCCCGTAGTGATCGACGGCGCGGGCAAGTTCGTCACGCCCGGCATCATCGACGTGCACTCGCACCTGGGTGTCTATCCTGCGCCGGCGGTCGAGTCCAACAGCGATGGCAACGAGCTCGTGAACCCGGTCACCCCGTACGTGTGGGCGGAGCATTCGATCTGGCCCCAGGATCCACAGTTTCCGCGCAACCTCGCCGGCGGTGTGACGACGCTCCAGGTGCTGCCCGGATCGGGCAACCTCTTTGGCGGACGCAGCGCGATCCTCAAAGTCGTGCCGGCGCGCACGGTTCAGGGCATGAAGTTCCCCGGCGCCAAGTACGGCCTAAAAATGGCGTGCGGCGAAAACCCCAAGCGCGTGTACGGCAATCGCGGCGGGCCGCAAACGCGCATGGGCAACATGGCCGGCTATCGCGCCGAGTGGATCAAGGCGGAAGCGTATCGCCGCAAGTGGGACGCGTGGCTCAAGACCCGCAAGGGCGAGCCGCCGACGCGCGACCTGGGACTCGAGACGCTCGCCGAAGTCCTGCGCGGCAACATTCTTCCGCAAATGCACTGCTACCGTGCGGACGAGATGGCGCAAGTCATCGACATGTCGCACGAGTTCGGCTACAAAGTTCGCGCGTTCCATCACGGGGTCGAAGCGTACAAGATCGCCGACCTCCTGGCGAAGGAAGGCATCGGCGCCGCGGTGTGGGCTGACTGGGGCGACTTCAAGATGGAAGCGCTGGATGCGGTGCGCGCCAACATGGCGCTACTGTGGAAGGCGGGCGTCAAGGTGATGATCCACTCCGATGATCCGTCGGGCTCGCAGCGGTTGAACCAGGAAGTGGCGAAGGCGATGGCGGCGGGGCGCGCGATCGGTCTCAACATCACGGAAGAAGACGCAGTGAAATGGATGACCATCAATCCCGCGTGGGCGCTCGATCTCGACAGCAAGATCGGGTCGATCGAGACGGGCAAGGACGCCGACGTCGTGCTGTGGTCGGGCGATCCATTCAGCGTGTACACGCACACGGAAAAAGTGTGGATCGATGGCGCGCTGCTCTACGACCGGAGCGATCCAAAGGCGCAGTGGCGCAGCGACTTCGAGTTAGGCTTCGTGCCGGATGAGACGACGGGAGGGACCCAGCGATGA
- a CDS encoding amidohydrolase family protein translates to MSGAAATDQRYVVTDFHIHIQPWRQLKPAVMETMRRGKEQHFEFLLALMDDPRLLLSIMDEQGIQRVGMVNYPSPNIMGFGDDTNDFAARYAQADPSRLLPYGGVDPVTTRDAAGGVARLLELGTRVLKLHPPHQAFAANDYTRGLDALATIYKTCEDRGLPVLVHTGTSIFPGARSKYGNPMELDDVAIDFPDLRLIMAHGGRPLYMKEAFFILRRHKHVWLDLSGIPPRSLLEYFPRIEELGSQLLWGTDWPSPGVESMKKNVDQFLALPLAERVKRAALETNAQRLLPAR, encoded by the coding sequence ATGAGCGGCGCCGCCGCGACCGACCAGCGGTACGTCGTCACCGATTTCCACATCCACATCCAGCCGTGGCGGCAGCTCAAGCCGGCGGTAATGGAGACGATGCGGCGCGGGAAGGAGCAGCACTTCGAGTTTCTGCTCGCCTTGATGGATGATCCGCGGTTGCTGCTCTCGATCATGGACGAGCAGGGCATCCAGCGGGTGGGCATGGTGAATTATCCGAGTCCCAACATCATGGGATTCGGCGACGACACGAATGACTTCGCCGCACGCTACGCGCAGGCCGATCCGTCGCGGCTGCTGCCGTACGGCGGCGTGGATCCCGTCACCACCCGCGACGCCGCCGGCGGCGTGGCCCGGCTGCTCGAGTTAGGCACGCGCGTGCTCAAGCTGCACCCGCCGCACCAGGCGTTCGCGGCCAACGATTACACGCGCGGGCTCGATGCGCTCGCGACCATTTACAAGACGTGTGAAGATCGCGGGCTGCCGGTGCTGGTGCACACGGGCACGAGCATCTTCCCGGGCGCGCGCAGCAAGTACGGGAACCCGATGGAGCTCGACGATGTGGCGATCGATTTTCCGGATCTGCGATTGATCATGGCGCACGGCGGCCGGCCGCTGTACATGAAGGAGGCGTTCTTCATTCTGCGCCGGCACAAGCACGTGTGGCTCGACCTGTCGGGCATTCCGCCGCGTTCGTTGCTCGAGTATTTCCCGCGGATCGAGGAGCTCGGGTCCCAGCTGCTCTGGGGGACGGATTGGCCGAGTCCCGGCGTGGAGAGCATGAAGAAGAACGTCGACCAGTTTCTGGCGTTGCCGTTGGCAGAGCGGGTCAAGCGCGCGGCGCTGGAAACGAACGCGCAGCGGTTGTTGCCCGCGCGGTGA
- the rplU gene encoding 50S ribosomal protein L21 codes for MTYAIIRTGGMQFRAEPGKTIRIPSLEAEVGAAVTFDEVLLGSDGTTVHAGAPLVSGASVTGEIVKHGKGDKIVVFKFKRRKNYARKQGHRQKFTDVKINDISLG; via the coding sequence ATGACTTACGCCATTATTCGCACCGGCGGCATGCAGTTCCGAGCCGAGCCGGGAAAGACGATTCGCATTCCGTCCCTCGAAGCCGAGGTCGGCGCCGCCGTCACGTTCGACGAGGTGCTGCTGGGCTCCGACGGCACCACCGTGCACGCCGGTGCCCCCCTCGTGAGCGGCGCCTCCGTGACCGGCGAAATCGTGAAGCACGGCAAGGGCGACAAGATCGTCGTCTTCAAGTTCAAGCGCCGGAAGAACTACGCGCGGAAGCAGGGACACCGCCAGAAGTTCACCGACGTCAAAATCAACGACATTTCACTCGGCTGA
- a CDS encoding enoyl-CoA hydratase/isomerase family protein — protein MSYEHIRVEREDGIGTLILNRPDKLNAFAGTMRREVADALDELEDDDAVRVIVLTGAGRAFCAGADIGYMSELIAARDEAAMAALVEAGRRVVLTMRASAKPVIGSINGPAAGGGANLALACDLRIASDRASLGQTFNRIGLHPDWGGTYFLPRLVGPAKALELFWLAEMVDAAEGLRLGLFNRVVPHDALGTETRALAAALAAKPPLAIAMAKRAVYASLERSLPEMLDYELDAQLRCFRSGDAVEGITAFLEKRRPAFGQSAAR, from the coding sequence ATGAGCTACGAGCACATTCGCGTCGAGCGCGAGGATGGCATCGGGACGCTGATCCTCAACCGCCCCGACAAACTGAATGCGTTTGCCGGGACGATGCGCCGGGAAGTGGCTGATGCGTTGGACGAGCTGGAGGACGACGACGCCGTGCGCGTGATCGTGCTCACCGGCGCGGGGCGTGCGTTCTGCGCCGGCGCCGACATCGGCTACATGTCCGAGCTCATCGCCGCACGCGACGAAGCGGCGATGGCGGCACTGGTCGAAGCCGGCCGGCGCGTGGTCCTGACGATGCGGGCGTCGGCCAAACCGGTGATCGGCAGCATCAACGGTCCGGCGGCGGGCGGCGGCGCCAACCTCGCCCTGGCCTGCGACCTCCGCATCGCCAGCGACCGCGCTTCGTTAGGCCAAACGTTCAACCGCATCGGCCTGCATCCCGATTGGGGCGGCACGTACTTCCTGCCGCGACTGGTCGGTCCCGCGAAAGCGCTCGAGTTGTTCTGGCTGGCCGAGATGGTCGACGCGGCCGAAGGGCTGCGCCTCGGGCTGTTCAACCGCGTGGTGCCGCACGATGCGTTAGGCACCGAGACGCGTGCGCTGGCGGCGGCGCTCGCCGCCAAGCCGCCCCTGGCCATCGCGATGGCCAAGCGCGCGGTGTACGCGTCGCTCGAGCGGTCGCTGCCCGAGATGCTCGACTATGAGCTGGACGCGCAGCTCCGGTGCTTCCGGAGCGGCGATGCGGTGGAAGGCATCACGGCGTTCCTGGAGAAGCGGCGGCCGGCGTTCGGTCAGTCGGCGGCCCGTTGA
- a CDS encoding glycerophosphodiester phosphodiesterase family protein, with translation MTTNASELGPGAGPARRPGPLLIGHRGAPRERPENTLPSFMRALELGADGIELDVHATKDGVVVVHHDEVPRAAAPSGRLTGKRIDALTFDELQGFSVRGMALIPTLAEVLAAVRGRADVFIELKGAGVEAAAVDAIRKSPSPGRCAVHSFDHEAVRRAHAIAPEIRGGILFDRALGDVPAAMRAADALDAWPRWDLIDAGLVAAVHGAGGRVIAWTVNRTEPAAALAALGVDGLCTDHLPLLQQVLRPAALSS, from the coding sequence GTGACGACTAACGCAAGTGAACTGGGGCCGGGCGCGGGGCCGGCGCGCCGGCCGGGTCCCCTGCTCATCGGGCACCGCGGCGCGCCGCGGGAGCGGCCGGAGAACACGCTGCCGTCGTTCATGCGCGCGCTCGAGCTGGGCGCGGACGGCATCGAGCTCGATGTGCACGCCACGAAAGACGGCGTGGTGGTGGTCCACCACGACGAGGTGCCCCGCGCGGCGGCGCCGAGCGGCCGCCTAACGGGAAAGCGCATCGATGCGCTGACGTTCGATGAGCTGCAGGGCTTTTCGGTGCGCGGCATGGCGCTCATCCCGACGCTTGCCGAAGTGTTGGCGGCGGTGCGCGGGCGCGCCGACGTGTTCATCGAGCTCAAAGGCGCGGGCGTGGAAGCGGCCGCGGTCGACGCGATACGGAAATCGCCTTCCCCGGGCCGATGCGCGGTGCACAGCTTCGACCACGAGGCGGTGCGGCGGGCCCATGCGATCGCGCCGGAGATTCGCGGGGGGATCCTGTTCGACCGTGCGCTGGGCGACGTACCGGCGGCGATGCGTGCCGCCGACGCGCTCGACGCGTGGCCGCGGTGGGATCTCATCGATGCCGGGCTGGTGGCGGCGGTGCACGGCGCCGGCGGGCGCGTGATCGCCTGGACGGTGAACCGGACCGAGCCGGCGGCCGCGCTGGCTGCGTTAGGCGTGGACGGCCTGTGTACGGATCATCTTCCCCTCCTGCAGCAGGTCCTGCGGCCGGCGGCGCTGTCGTCGTGA
- a CDS encoding enoyl-CoA hydratase-related protein has translation MSDGGVVIHEVRGRAMLITINRPEKRNALDRQVRSEFLDAIAAARANDAVRAIVVTGAGDKAFVAGADISEFEERTTVEQWRVMKGPTIFDAIERCPTPVIAAVNGYCLGGGMELALSCDIRIASASARFGQPEVNLGIIPGGGGTQRLPRIVGLGAALKMILTGEMIGADEALRLGLVNEVLDPSALLDRALALAETIAAKSPVAVAAAKEATRAALNLPLDDGLKLETALFQLCFASDDRAEGVRAFLEKRAAQFTGK, from the coding sequence ATGAGCGACGGCGGCGTGGTGATACACGAAGTGCGCGGGCGGGCAATGCTGATCACGATCAACCGCCCGGAAAAGCGCAACGCGCTCGACCGCCAGGTGCGGTCCGAGTTTCTCGACGCGATCGCGGCGGCGCGGGCGAACGACGCGGTGCGCGCGATCGTCGTGACGGGCGCGGGCGACAAGGCTTTCGTGGCCGGCGCCGACATCAGCGAATTCGAAGAGCGCACGACGGTCGAGCAATGGCGTGTCATGAAGGGCCCGACGATCTTCGACGCGATCGAGCGCTGCCCCACGCCGGTGATCGCCGCCGTCAACGGCTACTGCCTGGGCGGCGGCATGGAGCTCGCGCTCTCCTGCGACATTCGCATCGCGAGTGCGTCGGCGCGGTTCGGGCAGCCCGAGGTGAATCTGGGCATCATTCCCGGCGGCGGCGGCACCCAACGCCTGCCGCGCATCGTCGGGTTAGGCGCGGCGCTCAAGATGATTCTGACCGGCGAGATGATCGGCGCCGACGAGGCGCTCCGGTTAGGCTTGGTGAACGAAGTGCTCGACCCCAGTGCCCTGCTCGACCGCGCGCTGGCGCTCGCCGAGACCATCGCGGCCAAAAGTCCCGTGGCCGTGGCGGCGGCAAAGGAAGCCACACGTGCCGCGCTCAATCTTCCGTTGGACGATGGGCTCAAGCTCGAGACCGCGCTGTTCCAGCTGTGCTTCGCGAGCGACGACCGCGCCGAAGGTGTGCGCGCGTTTCTGGAGAAGCGCGCCGCGCAGTTCACCGGGAAATGA
- a CDS encoding 3-hydroxyacyl-CoA dehydrogenase family protein, which translates to MTRTMPVVAVIGAGTMGHGIAYVAALAGCRVCLTDVSAEELARAVQAIGRAFDKAIDKGKCTAAERDAALVRLATAPTPEECAADATIVIEAIPERIVLKQELFARLERVVADDTLLASNTSSLSISAIAGPLRHPERALGMHFFNPVPVMKLLEIVSGHATSADAVARARAFASLLGKEAIVVRDTPGFATSRLGVVLGLEAIRMLEQGVASAADIDRAMELGYNHPMGPLRLTDIVGLDVRLAIAEHLYETLRDDTYRPPALLRDKVARGELGKKTGQGFYTWETTG; encoded by the coding sequence GTGACGCGCACCATGCCGGTCGTTGCCGTCATCGGCGCGGGCACGATGGGCCACGGCATTGCCTACGTGGCCGCGCTCGCCGGCTGCCGCGTATGCCTAACAGACGTCAGCGCCGAAGAGCTGGCGCGCGCCGTCCAGGCGATCGGCCGGGCCTTCGACAAGGCGATCGACAAGGGCAAGTGCACGGCCGCCGAGCGGGACGCGGCCCTGGTGCGGCTCGCGACCGCGCCGACGCCCGAGGAATGCGCCGCCGACGCAACCATCGTCATCGAGGCCATCCCCGAACGCATCGTGCTCAAGCAGGAGCTGTTCGCGCGGCTGGAGCGCGTCGTCGCGGACGACACGCTGCTGGCCAGCAATACATCGTCGCTGTCGATCTCGGCGATCGCCGGCCCGCTCCGCCATCCGGAGCGCGCGTTGGGCATGCACTTCTTCAATCCGGTGCCGGTGATGAAGCTGCTCGAGATCGTCAGCGGCCACGCGACGAGCGCGGACGCGGTGGCGCGGGCGCGCGCGTTCGCATCGCTCCTCGGCAAGGAGGCGATCGTCGTTCGCGACACACCGGGGTTCGCGACCAGCCGGTTGGGCGTCGTCCTGGGGCTCGAAGCGATCCGCATGCTCGAGCAGGGCGTCGCCTCGGCCGCCGACATCGACCGGGCCATGGAGCTGGGCTACAATCATCCCATGGGTCCGCTCCGCCTGACGGACATCGTGGGACTCGACGTGCGGCTGGCGATCGCCGAGCACCTGTACGAGACGCTGCGCGATGACACGTATCGGCCGCCGGCGCTCTTGCGCGACAAGGTGGCGCGCGGCGAGTTAGGCAAAAAGACGGGCCAGGGGTTCTACACGTGGGAGACGACGGGATGA
- a CDS encoding thiolase family protein, whose translation MSAPVIVAALRTPIGRHGGALARVRPDDLAAGVIRALVERTGIAPSSIDDVILGCANQAGEDNRNVARMASLLAGLPVEIPGQTVNRLCGSGLQAVASAAQAIRAGEGDVFVAGGVESMSRSPWVMLKPEEGFPRSAPVAADTTVGWRFTNPKMPREWTISLGETAEEVAKRCGVSREEQDAFAVESQRRAACAMADGRFDEEIVPVTAPGRRGDATVVSRDEHPRPDVTMQSLAAMKPAFVKQNGTVTAGSSSGINDGASALVVMSEPAAQRAGLQPMARIVASAVAGVSPEVMGLGPVPATRKALARAGLRMSDIDLVELNEAFASQSVACMRELGCDPARTNVNGGAIALGHPLGASGARVLTTLVHEMRRREAARGLATMCIGVGQGIAMVVERVR comes from the coding sequence GTGAGTGCTCCGGTGATCGTCGCCGCGCTCCGGACGCCGATCGGCCGTCATGGCGGCGCGCTCGCACGCGTCAGGCCGGACGATCTGGCGGCGGGCGTGATTCGCGCGCTCGTCGAACGCACCGGCATCGCGCCGTCGAGCATCGACGACGTCATTCTGGGCTGCGCGAACCAGGCCGGCGAGGACAACCGGAATGTGGCGCGCATGGCATCGCTACTGGCGGGGTTGCCGGTGGAGATTCCGGGGCAGACGGTCAACCGCTTGTGCGGTTCCGGCCTGCAGGCGGTGGCGAGCGCGGCGCAGGCGATTCGCGCCGGTGAAGGCGACGTGTTCGTCGCGGGCGGGGTCGAGAGCATGTCGCGCTCGCCCTGGGTCATGCTCAAGCCGGAGGAAGGATTTCCCCGCTCCGCTCCGGTCGCGGCGGACACGACGGTCGGCTGGCGGTTCACGAATCCGAAGATGCCGCGCGAGTGGACGATTTCGTTAGGCGAGACGGCAGAGGAAGTGGCGAAGCGCTGCGGCGTGTCGCGCGAGGAACAGGATGCGTTCGCGGTCGAGAGCCAGCGGCGAGCGGCGTGCGCGATGGCCGATGGGCGCTTCGATGAGGAGATCGTGCCGGTGACGGCGCCGGGACGCCGCGGTGACGCGACCGTCGTGTCCCGCGACGAACATCCGCGTCCCGACGTGACGATGCAGAGTCTCGCGGCCATGAAGCCGGCGTTCGTGAAACAGAACGGCACCGTCACCGCGGGGTCGTCGAGCGGGATCAACGATGGCGCGAGCGCGCTCGTCGTCATGTCGGAGCCGGCGGCGCAGCGCGCCGGGCTTCAGCCGATGGCGCGGATCGTCGCGTCGGCGGTGGCCGGGGTATCGCCCGAGGTGATGGGGTTAGGTCCGGTGCCGGCGACGCGCAAGGCGCTGGCGCGAGCGGGCCTGCGGATGTCGGACATCGATCTGGTCGAGCTCAACGAAGCGTTCGCGTCGCAGTCGGTGGCGTGCATGCGTGAGCTTGGATGCGACCCCGCGCGCACGAACGTGAACGGCGGCGCGATTGCGTTGGGTCATCCGTTAGGCGCGTCGGGCGCCCGGGTGCTGACGACGCTGGTGCACGAGATGCGGCGGCGGGAGGCGGCGCGCGGGCTGGCGACGATGTGCATCGGCGTCGGCCAGGGGATCGCGATGGTCGTGGAGCGCGTGCGATGA
- the rpmA gene encoding 50S ribosomal protein L27 has product MAHKKGVGSSRNGRDSGPKYRGVKKFGGERVRAGNIIVRQCGTKIHPGRNVGLGTDFTIYSLIDGVVKFEHKNKLRFKVSVYPDNREAAAGAA; this is encoded by the coding sequence ATGGCTCACAAGAAAGGCGTAGGCTCGAGCCGCAACGGTCGCGACAGCGGCCCAAAGTATCGCGGCGTGAAAAAGTTCGGCGGCGAACGCGTGCGCGCCGGCAACATCATCGTCCGCCAGTGCGGCACCAAGATCCATCCCGGCCGCAACGTCGGCCTCGGCACCGACTTCACGATCTATTCGCTCATCGACGGCGTCGTGAAGTTCGAGCACAAGAACAAGCTGCGGTTCAAGGTGTCCGTGTATCCCGATAACCGGGAAGCAGCAGCCGGCGCCGCCTGA
- a CDS encoding amidohydrolase family protein: MTSRTLYVMAAACAAAFIAPVSTLAAQTVAITGGKVYPVSGPPIENGTVLIKDGKIVAVGANITVPADAEKVDASGKWVTPGLVDAETQLGLVEVGFGAGANESRARSEQGITPDFTSWDGLNPRSVLIPPAREEGVTSVMSTPGGGLIAGQAAMIDLFGDTRAEMILRAPAAMIASIGDEGGDGAPAKGQQIAKLREILQDTRYYQKHVAEFDRGQSRQMPLNPGSLAALVPVLEGKVPLLINADQASDIQSAIDLAKEFGIKVIIGGGEEAWEVADRLAAAKIPVLAGAESNIPSSFSTLGARQDNVALLRKAGVEVALIGNGAGDESLFNVRNIRYEAGNAVGYGLSWNDALKAITQAPAEIFGVADKIGTLQAGHEANVVVWDGDPFEFATRAVAVYVHGKKQNDVSRQDLLTKRYEQLPPSYGKP; encoded by the coding sequence ATGACATCGCGCACGCTGTACGTCATGGCCGCCGCATGCGCGGCCGCGTTCATCGCTCCCGTTAGCACGCTGGCGGCGCAGACGGTCGCGATCACCGGGGGCAAGGTGTATCCGGTGAGCGGTCCGCCGATCGAAAACGGGACGGTGCTGATCAAGGACGGCAAGATCGTCGCCGTCGGCGCCAACATCACCGTTCCGGCAGACGCCGAGAAAGTGGATGCATCGGGCAAATGGGTGACACCCGGGTTGGTCGACGCGGAGACGCAGTTAGGACTGGTCGAGGTCGGGTTCGGGGCCGGGGCGAACGAGTCGCGCGCGCGCAGCGAGCAAGGCATCACGCCGGATTTCACGTCGTGGGATGGACTCAATCCGCGCTCGGTGTTGATTCCGCCGGCGCGCGAGGAGGGCGTCACGAGCGTGATGTCGACGCCGGGCGGCGGCCTCATTGCCGGACAGGCGGCGATGATCGATCTGTTCGGCGACACGCGCGCCGAGATGATTCTGCGCGCGCCGGCCGCGATGATCGCGAGCATCGGCGATGAAGGCGGCGATGGCGCGCCGGCCAAGGGCCAGCAGATCGCCAAACTGCGCGAGATCCTGCAGGACACGCGGTACTACCAGAAGCACGTCGCCGAATTCGATCGCGGCCAATCTCGCCAGATGCCCTTGAATCCGGGGTCGCTGGCCGCGCTGGTGCCGGTGTTGGAGGGCAAAGTGCCGTTGCTCATCAACGCGGACCAGGCGAGCGACATTCAGTCGGCGATCGATCTCGCAAAGGAATTCGGGATCAAGGTCATCATCGGCGGCGGCGAGGAGGCCTGGGAAGTGGCCGACCGGTTGGCGGCCGCGAAGATCCCGGTGCTGGCCGGCGCGGAGTCGAACATTCCGAGCTCGTTCAGCACGTTAGGCGCCCGCCAGGACAACGTGGCGCTGTTGCGGAAGGCGGGGGTCGAGGTGGCGCTCATCGGCAACGGCGCCGGCGACGAATCGCTGTTCAACGTGCGCAACATCCGGTACGAAGCCGGGAACGCGGTGGGCTACGGCCTGTCGTGGAATGACGCGCTCAAGGCGATCACGCAGGCGCCGGCCGAGATCTTCGGCGTGGCCGACAAGATCGGCACGCTGCAGGCGGGCCACGAAGCAAACGTCGTGGTGTGGGATGGCGATCCGTTCGAGTTTGCGACGCGAGCGGTTGCGGTCTACGTGCACGGAAAGAAGCAGAACGACGTGTCGCGGCAGGATCTGTTGACGAAGCGGTACGAGCAGCTGCCGCCGAGCTACGGGAAGCCCTGA
- a CDS encoding Phenylacetic acid catabolic protein, with protein MALTKITNFDDWVDLFKVWQDDIGLEARELKDYKFDVKLGDLDVPEIEFGHYRGNHKWPTVMHIPDQRIRDALQTLIIFQGDTEFASVEQQRALLEHAPSDYDLLAIYRVMAEEMRHGWQMSYLLVSHFGDEGKREAEKLLQRRADEHERLLGSFNESVENWLDFFAYTEFIDRDGKYQLQMMSTSAFAPLSRSMKPMLREESFHLGTGNNGLLRIIKAGRIPTDVMQRYFNKWVSTAFDLFGTDGSSSAQWAYTWGLKGRFDERTNPQSPDPARLNEYARELYRQEVQGLIDRLNLHVPEHQPKLKVPSIKFNRRIGQYKGQTFNLDGEPIPREGYKAYVESVMPTAADRELLRSIFKENDWIQPKKSDD; from the coding sequence ATGGCGTTGACGAAAATCACGAACTTCGACGACTGGGTGGACCTGTTCAAGGTCTGGCAGGACGACATCGGTCTCGAGGCCAGGGAGCTCAAGGATTACAAGTTCGACGTGAAGCTCGGCGATCTGGACGTGCCGGAGATCGAGTTCGGCCACTACCGCGGCAATCACAAGTGGCCCACCGTGATGCACATCCCGGATCAGCGCATCCGCGACGCGCTGCAGACGCTCATCATCTTTCAGGGCGACACCGAGTTCGCGTCGGTGGAGCAGCAGCGCGCGCTGCTCGAGCACGCGCCGAGCGACTACGATTTGCTCGCGATCTATCGGGTGATGGCGGAGGAGATGCGGCACGGATGGCAGATGTCGTATCTGCTCGTGTCGCACTTCGGGGATGAGGGCAAGCGCGAAGCCGAAAAGCTGCTCCAGCGCCGCGCCGACGAGCACGAGCGCCTGTTAGGCTCGTTCAACGAGAGCGTCGAGAACTGGCTCGACTTCTTCGCCTACACCGAGTTCATCGATCGCGACGGCAAGTACCAGCTCCAGATGATGTCGACGTCGGCGTTCGCGCCGCTGTCGCGATCGATGAAGCCGATGTTGCGCGAGGAGTCGTTCCATTTAGGCACGGGCAACAACGGCCTCCTGCGCATCATCAAGGCGGGGCGCATTCCGACCGACGTCATGCAGCGCTACTTCAACAAGTGGGTATCGACGGCGTTCGACCTGTTCGGCACCGATGGATCGTCGTCGGCGCAGTGGGCGTACACGTGGGGGCTCAAGGGGCGGTTCGACGAGCGGACGAACCCGCAGTCGCCGGACCCGGCGCGTCTCAACGAGTACGCACGCGAGTTGTACCGGCAGGAGGTCCAGGGGTTGATCGACCGGCTGAACCTGCACGTGCCGGAACATCAGCCCAAGCTCAAGGTGCCGAGCATCAAGTTCAACCGGCGCATCGGCCAGTACAAAGGGCAGACGTTCAACCTGGACGGGGAGCCGATTCCGCGCGAGGGTTACAAGGCGTATGTGGAATCGGTGATGCCGACGGCGGCGGACCGCGAGCTGTTGCGCTCGATCTTCAAGGAGAACGACTGGATCCAGCCCAAGAAGAGTGACGACTAA